The following are encoded in a window of Chryseobacterium sp. genomic DNA:
- the tnpA gene encoding IS200/IS605 family transposase, producing the protein MPNTYSQIYLQLFFATRGRETKIVSAIKDELEKYICGIFRNKGQKVIAIYANPDHIHILLSYKNLQIAIPDLVKVVKTESTKFINEKKMIVGHFSWQEGYGIFSYSRSQKEVVRNYILNQAEHHQRKSFREEYLDFLQKFAVDYEEKYLFDFYE; encoded by the coding sequence ATGCCAAATACCTACTCGCAAATATATTTGCAATTATTTTTTGCCACGAGAGGCAGGGAAACTAAAATAGTATCTGCAATTAAGGATGAACTTGAAAAGTACATCTGTGGGATTTTTCGTAATAAAGGTCAGAAGGTAATAGCTATTTATGCCAATCCCGATCATATTCATATTCTTTTAAGTTATAAAAATCTTCAAATAGCTATTCCTGATTTAGTAAAAGTTGTAAAAACTGAGTCCACGAAATTTATTAATGAAAAGAAAATGATTGTTGGACATTTTTCGTGGCAAGAAGGTTACGGTATATTTTCATATTCTAGAAGTCAGAAGGAAGTAGTAAGAAACTATATTTTAAATCAGGCTGAACATCACCAACGAAAAAGTTTCAGAGAGGAATATCTGGATTTTCTGCAGAAATTTGCTGTAGATTATGAAGAGAAATATCTTTTTGATTTTTACGAGTGA
- the paaZ gene encoding phenylacetic acid degradation bifunctional protein PaaZ, producing the protein MKLKNYIYGQWTEGSGEEIPLYNAVNGELVAISDTGGIDFQQALDYGRTVGYKNLSSMTFYDRGEMLKKVALYLLERKKKYYELSYKTGATHTDSWVDIEGGFGTFFTYSGLAKRMLPNTPFWVDGDTQKISANGTFLGTHILTPSEGISVQINAYNFPVWGMMEKLSTSLLAGVPSIVKPATPGSYLTNAVFADMIDSGLLPEGAIQLVCGEPGNMLDYVQDGDSVLFTGSARTGKKLKSLPSVSTNAVRFNMEADSLNCSILGLDAKPGTPEFDLFIKEVRNEITTKAGQKCTAIRRIMVPENLVDEVQTALGKALDQTKIGNPLNRETRMGSLVGKQQYEEVLKNVNLLKAETELIYDGQHELLDASYESGSFMSPKIFYNDKPFEKNISHDVEAFGPVSTLMPYRDAEEAAALAKRGKGSLVGSIVSNDEKFVAETSWRMASQHGRIFVLNRDSAKESTGHGSPLPTLMHGGPGRAGGGEEMGGLNGLHFFLQKTAVQGSPDMLTAITKVYQQGAVQKFSDKHPFRKFFEEVEIGDSLETAGRTVTEADIVNFSNVSWDHFYAHTDATSLNGTIFDKTVAHGYFILSAAAGLFVSGKKGPVIANYGLENASFFKPVYAGDTITVYLTAKEKINKGVKGRNIPSGVVKWLVEVVNQRDEIVCVATILTLVAKQSPFMELNAKDIQKRLNGLTESTERKFGEMTPQMMVEHLEEVMRNGFSKLDPSDFPEIPAEKMEKLQDWIYTDQKIRPGAQYPLLKEGEKPALRFKNLAQAKENLMQTLKEYLIYYRENPDAEHYHPRFGTLNKEMMELFHRKHFTHHFEQFGL; encoded by the coding sequence ATGAAACTAAAAAATTATATATACGGCCAGTGGACAGAAGGTTCCGGCGAAGAGATTCCATTATACAACGCGGTAAACGGTGAACTTGTTGCCATTTCTGATACGGGCGGCATCGATTTTCAGCAGGCGCTGGATTATGGTAGAACGGTAGGGTACAAAAACCTTTCGTCTATGACCTTTTACGACCGCGGCGAAATGCTCAAGAAAGTCGCTCTTTATCTTCTGGAGAGAAAGAAGAAGTATTATGAGCTTTCTTACAAGACCGGAGCCACGCATACCGACTCCTGGGTGGATATTGAAGGTGGTTTCGGTACCTTCTTCACTTATTCGGGTCTGGCAAAAAGAATGTTGCCCAACACTCCCTTTTGGGTAGACGGCGATACCCAGAAGATTTCAGCCAACGGAACCTTTCTGGGAACTCATATCCTGACGCCAAGTGAAGGTATTTCGGTTCAGATCAATGCCTATAACTTTCCTGTTTGGGGTATGATGGAGAAACTTTCCACCTCACTGTTAGCCGGTGTTCCCAGTATTGTAAAGCCGGCAACGCCGGGATCTTACCTTACCAATGCGGTGTTTGCTGATATGATTGATAGCGGTCTCCTTCCCGAAGGTGCCATACAATTGGTTTGCGGTGAGCCCGGAAATATGCTGGATTATGTTCAGGACGGGGACTCAGTGCTGTTCACCGGTTCGGCCAGAACAGGTAAGAAACTTAAATCGCTTCCGTCAGTATCAACCAATGCGGTACGCTTCAATATGGAAGCCGACTCACTCAACTGTTCCATTTTAGGCTTGGATGCAAAACCGGGTACACCGGAATTTGATCTCTTTATCAAGGAAGTCCGCAATGAAATTACAACCAAGGCGGGGCAGAAATGTACAGCGATCCGCCGTATTATGGTACCGGAAAATTTGGTTGATGAAGTTCAGACTGCTTTAGGTAAAGCGCTGGACCAGACTAAAATCGGTAATCCGCTGAATCGGGAAACCCGCATGGGCTCGCTGGTAGGAAAACAGCAGTATGAAGAAGTCCTGAAGAATGTAAATCTGCTGAAAGCCGAAACCGAACTGATCTATGACGGACAGCATGAACTTCTGGATGCCAGCTATGAGTCAGGCTCCTTTATGAGTCCGAAAATCTTTTATAACGATAAGCCTTTCGAAAAAAACATCTCTCACGATGTGGAAGCGTTCGGACCGGTTTCTACACTGATGCCTTACCGCGATGCCGAAGAAGCTGCGGCACTTGCAAAGCGCGGAAAAGGCAGCTTGGTAGGCTCCATTGTTTCCAACGATGAAAAATTTGTGGCTGAAACTTCCTGGAGAATGGCATCACAGCATGGACGAATCTTCGTGCTGAACCGCGACAGTGCCAAAGAAAGCACCGGTCACGGCTCGCCTCTGCCGACCTTAATGCACGGCGGTCCTGGCAGGGCAGGTGGAGGTGAAGAGATGGGCGGCCTGAACGGTCTGCACTTCTTCCTTCAGAAAACAGCTGTTCAGGGCTCGCCCGATATGCTTACGGCCATAACAAAAGTGTATCAGCAGGGGGCAGTGCAGAAATTCTCAGATAAGCATCCTTTCAGAAAGTTCTTTGAAGAGGTGGAAATTGGTGATTCTCTGGAAACCGCCGGCAGAACGGTAACAGAAGCCGACATTGTCAATTTTTCCAATGTTTCCTGGGATCATTTCTACGCCCATACAGATGCCACCAGCCTGAACGGAACCATCTTCGACAAAACGGTAGCACATGGGTATTTTATCCTCTCAGCGGCAGCCGGACTGTTTGTGTCGGGTAAAAAAGGTCCGGTGATTGCGAATTATGGGCTTGAAAATGCGAGTTTCTTTAAACCCGTTTACGCTGGCGACACGATTACCGTCTATCTGACGGCAAAAGAGAAAATCAACAAAGGTGTTAAAGGCCGCAACATTCCAAGTGGGGTAGTAAAATGGCTTGTAGAGGTCGTGAATCAGCGTGATGAGATCGTGTGTGTAGCTACCATCCTGACTTTGGTTGCGAAACAGTCACCGTTTATGGAACTGAATGCGAAGGATATTCAGAAGCGCCTGAACGGTCTGACAGAATCCACCGAAAGAAAATTCGGCGAAATGACGCCGCAAATGATGGTAGAACATCTGGAAGAAGTTATGCGCAACGGTTTCAGTAAACTGGATCCTTCAGACTTCCCCGAAATTCCCGCCGAGAAAATGGAAAAGCTGCAGGACTGGATCTATACCGACCAGAAAATAAGACCCGGTGCGCAATATCCATTACTGAAAGAAGGCGAAAAACCTGCCCTCAGATTTAAGAACCTTGCCCAGGCAAAAGAGAATCTGATGCAAACCCTGAAGGAATATCTGATCTACTACCGGGAAAACCCAGATGCCGAACATTACCATCCACGCTTCGGAACTTTAAACAAAGAAATGATGGAACTATTCCACAGGAAACATTTTACGCATCATTTCGAGCAGTTCGGTCTGTAA